From Stigmatopora argus isolate UIUO_Sarg chromosome 14, RoL_Sarg_1.0, whole genome shotgun sequence, the proteins below share one genomic window:
- the LOC144088399 gene encoding peptidyl-prolyl cis-trans isomerase FKBP3-like isoform X5: MANEPAASPLVDCRQLRSDDLPKKDPIKFSQDTFLNEHGLLGNIKNAAITAKKEQLVDAIMSCLSAKGLKPRMYTVEEVTAVKKSRQRLWTIVHPS, from the exons ATGGCAAATGAGCCAGCTGCCAGTCCTTTGGTAGACTGcaggcagctcagaagtgacgatttaccgaagaaagacccgataaAGTTCTCACAGGacacg ttcctcaacgaacacggattgctgggaaacatcaagaatgcggccataacagccaaaaaggagcaacttgtcgacgccataatgagctgtttgtcagcaaa aggtttaaagccacggatgtacacggtggaagaggtgacagctgtcaagaagtcaaggcaaaggttgtggacgat tgtccacccaagttga
- the caskin2 gene encoding caskin-2 isoform X2 has translation MGKEQDLLQAVKSGDLSSTHKLLSKLKSGRNKLLGSTKRLNVNYQDSDGFSALHHAALTGSAELLAALLEAQAAVDVKDSNGMRPLHYAAWQGKSESVLLLLRSGASVNGVSLDGHIPLHLAAQYGHYQVSEMLLQHQSNPCLVNKAKKTPLDLACEFGRAKVAQLLLSSNMVVALLEGERKEPSDSAFTTPLHLAARNGHKDVIGLLLKAGIDINATTKSGTALHEAALYGKTEVVRLLLDTGVDVNIRNTYNQTALDIVNQFTTSHASRDIKQLLRDATGVLQVRALKDFWNLHDPTALNIRAGDVITVLEQHADGRWKGHIHDIQRGTDRVGFFPPSIVEVIGRRGGDRSSVGSSESVGSTRSAGSGQSTESNNNNTLNNNNTLANAQNGVVHRDDKAGPLNPLAADCGAAHLSRQHHAGAVGSRRPTVTVQQVAEQTFSQQQFFRPQQLLDGKDSEAILEWLSDFQLEQYAGNFISAGYDVPTISRMTPEDLTAIGVTKPGHRKKISMEINKLNIPEWLPEYIPSDLGEWLSAIGLPQYLKRLSENGYDSIAIVKDLTWEDLQEIGITKLGHQKKLMLAVKKLCDIYRAILQAESGQGTLRRKGPGAPHVVSIEPPDGGGECSSPRTPKTMMTFQDSELSMELQSAMSGPCSDREDGPVVRNNQEPPAASFTPHGLDAKDRNIPEGWDQRSVHKQVPLGTATVFKYPAVPAKPQTPRSHGSPSSKGFSYLRSHDAAAGARERHGSLAPSKKRGHVLNRYALSDGEPDEDDDDEPTISTGNIPSYATLGRKHGRTQSARAQCAPERGANVGRSHSFAVRARKKGPPPPPPKRLSSVSSTTSGELSDSSTASSSGGGGVVTDSPGSVRSIAASLEGSTETQNPQELKQDTHSQAPPTPESRETRGLSRGENVQHDPDAGGKSDTEESDPKGSRSPHNSSSECIPFAEEGNLTIKQRPKAASGPPRADAAEAKSPEIPEFNLTESDTVKRRHKPKDKDEVAPGQDQTETQISSQERVLSRSGAESPVKPPPSPKPPIVAPKPVRHSLLAAQGGPTPPVVNVSVVQSLAFGTTLAPRSPSRGGAPRPLSPSPAAVPGSADLPGTQVVQQRLDETSTSLAAALKAVERKLILDRDHGDGADTVKSAGNILDDIGNMFDDLADQLDAMLD, from the exons ATGGGGAAGGAGCAGGACCTCCTACAGGCGGTGAAGAGCGGCGACCTGTCGTCCACGCACAAACTTCTGTCCAAGCTGAAGAGCGGCAGGAACA AACTTTTAGGATCCACCAAGAGGCTCAATGTCAACTACCAGGACTCAGACGG CTTCTCGGCACTCCACCACGCCGCTCTGACGGGCAGCGCGGAATTGCTGGCGGCGCTGCTGGAAGCGCAAGCAGCGGTGGACGTCAAGGACAGCAACG GAATGCGCCCGCTGCACTATGCGGCGTGGCAGGGAAAATCCGAGTCGGTGCTGCTGCTTCTGCGTTCGGGCGCGTCTGTCAACGGCGTCTCGCTGGACGGACACATTCCTCTGCACCTGGCCGCCCAGTACGGACACTACCAAGTG TCAGAGATGCTCCTGCAGCACCAGTCCAACCCGTGTCTCGTCAACAAGGCCAAGAAGACGCCGCTCGACCTCGCCTGCGAGTTTGGACGCGCTAAG GTGGCTCAGCTGCTTTTGAGCAGCAACATGGTGGTGGCGCTATTGGAAGGCGAGCGCAAGGAGCCCAGCGACTCTGCGTTCACCACGCCTTTGCACCTGGCCGCCCGCAACGGCCACAAGGACGTCATCGG GCTGCTGCTAAAGGCGGGCATCGACATCAACGCAACCACCAAGTCGGGAACCGCCCTTCACGAGGCCGCGCTCTACGGGAAGACCGAGGTCGTGCGGCTGCTGCTGGAT accGGGGTAGATGTGAACATCAGAAACACGTACAACCAAACGGCGTTGGACATCGTCAACCAATTCACGACATCACACGCGAGCAGAGACATTAAGCAACTGCTTAGAG ACGCCACGGGGGTCCTGCAAGTGCGAGCGCTGAAGGACTTCTGGAACCTTCACGATCCCACGGCCCTCAACATCCGAGCCGGAGACGTCATCACG GTTCTGGAGCAGCACGCCGACGGGCGCTGGAAGGGTCACATCCACGATATCCAGCGCGGGACGGACCGCGTGGGCTTCTTCCCGCCTTCCATCGTCGAGGTCATCGGCAGACGCGGCG GAGACCGCAGCAGCGTGGGCAGCAGCGAGAGCGTGGGCAGCACGCGCAGCGCCGGTAGCGGCCAAAGTACGgagagcaacaacaacaacaccctCAATAACAACAATACTTTGGCCAACGCCCAGAACGGTGTCGTGCATCGTGACGACAAG GCGGGCCCCTTGAACCCCCTCGCTGCCGATTGTGGAGCCGCGCACTTGAGCAGGCAGCATCACGCAG GCGCGGTGGGCTCCCGCAGGCCCACGGTGACGGTGCAGCAAGTGGCGGAGCAGACCTTCTCCCAGCAGCAGTTTTTTCGCCCTCAGCAGCTGCTGGATGGCAAG GACTCTGAGGCCATCTTGGAGTGGCTGAGTGACTTCCAGTTGGAGCAGTATGCGGGGAATTTCATCAGTGCCGGTTACGATGTCCCCACTATCAGCAGAATGACACCTGAG GATTTGACGGCCATTGGAGTAACCAAGCCGGGTCACCGCAAGAAGATCTCCATGGAGATCAACAAGCTGAACATCCCCGAGTGGCTTCCGGAGTACATCCCG TCGGACCTCGGCGAGTGGCTGAGCGCTATCGGCCTCCCGCAGTACTTGAAGAGACTCTCCGAGAACGGCTACGACAGCATCGCCATCGTCAAAGACTTGACGTGGGAAGACCTGCAAGAGATCGGCATCACTAAACTGG GGCACCAGAAGAAGTTGATGTTGGCCGTGAAGAAACTTTGCGACATCTACAGAGCCATCCTTCAAGCCGAGTCGGGGCAGGGGACGTTGCGTCGCAAGGGTCCCGGAGCTCCGCACGTGGTCTCCATTGAACCTCCAGACGGCGGGGGAGAGTGCTCGTCCCCCCGCACGCCAAAGACCATGATGACCTTCCAG GACAGCGAGCTGAGCATGGAACTACAGTCGGCCATGTCTGGCCCTTGCTCCGACCGCGAGGACGGCCCGGTGGTCAGGAACAACCAGGAACCTCCCGCCGCTTCCTTCACGCCGCATGGCTTGGACGCCAAGGACAGGAACATTCCCGAGGGCTGGGATCAGAGATCCGTCCACAAGCAGGTTCCTCTTGGAACGGCCACCGTCTTCAAGTATCCCGCCGTCCCCGCCAAACCTCAAACGCCTCGCTCCCACGGCTCGCCGTCATCTAAAGGCTTCAGCTACCTGCGCTCTCACGATGCCGCCGCCGGAGCTCGGGAGCGCCACGGGTCTCTAGCGCCATCCAAGAAACGAGGCCACGTCCTCAACCGCTACGCCCTGTCGGACGGCGAAcccgacgaggacgacgacgacgagccgACAATTTCCACCGGCAACATACCTTCATACGCCACTCTTGGTCGCAAACACGGCCGCACTCAGTCGGCGAGGGCGCAATGCGCCCCGGAAAGGGGCGCCAACGTGGGTCGCAGCCACTCTTTTGCCGTGCGGGCACGGAAAAAGGGACCCCCGCCACCTCCTCCCAAAAGATTGAGCTCGGTGAGCAGCACCACCAGTGGCGAGCTGAGCGACAGTAGCACCGCGTCGTCGTCGGGGGGCGGCGGCGTTGTGACCGACAGTCCGGGAAGCGTCAGGAGCATTGCTGCCTCCCTGGAAGGAAGCACAGAGACTCAAAATCCTCAGGAGCTAAAACAAGATACCCATTCTCAGGCGCCCCCCACCCCCGAATCCAGAGAAACCCGTGGGCTCAGTCGAGGCGAGAACGTCCAGCATGACCCCGACGCAGGCGGCAAATCGGACACGGAGGAATCCGACCCCAAAGGCTCGCGGTCCCCGCACAACAGCTCCAGCGAGTGCATCCCCTTCGCCGAGGAGGGAAACCTGACCATCAAACAGAGGCCCAAAGCCGCCTCGGGACCCCCCAGGGCCGACGCCGCCGAAGCCAAAAGCCCCGAGATCCCCGAGTTCAACCTGACGGAGTCAGACACGGTCAAGCGGCGACACAAACCCAAAGACAAGGACGAAGTGGCCCCGGGCCAGGACCAAACCGAAACCCAAATCTCGTCCCAGGAAAGAGTCCTTTCCAGGTCAGGCGCGGAGTCTCCCGTCAAACCTCCGCCGTCCCCCAAGCCTCCGATCGTGGCCCCCAAGCCCGTGCGACACAGCTTGCTGGCGGCGCAAG GTGGACCCACTCCTCCTGTAGTGAATGTCAGCGTGGTCCAAAGTCTGGCCTTTGGAACAACATTGGCGCCACGGTCGCCGTCCCGCGGGGGAGCGCCGCGCCCACTTTCCCCGTCGCCCGCCGCCGTCCCGGGCTCGGCGGATCTGCCCGGAACTCAGGTGGTCCAGCAGAGACTGGACGAGACCAGCACGTCCCTGGCGGCCGCCCTCAAGGCCGTGGAGCGGAAGCTGATCCTGGACCGGGACCATGGAGACGG AGCCGACACGGTCAAGTCAGCGGGAAACATCCTGGACGACATCGGCAACATGTTTGACGACCTGGCCGACCAGTTGGACGCTATGTTGGACTGA
- the caskin2 gene encoding caskin-2 isoform X1: MGKEQDLLQAVKSGDLSSTHKLLSKLKSGRNKLLGSTKRLNVNYQDSDGFSALHHAALTGSAELLAALLEAQAAVDVKDSNGMRPLHYAAWQGKSESVLLLLRSGASVNGVSLDGHIPLHLAAQYGHYQVSEMLLQHQSNPCLVNKAKKTPLDLACEFGRAKVAQLLLSSNMVVALLEGERKEPSDSAFTTPLHLAARNGHKDVIGLLLKAGIDINATTKSGTALHEAALYGKTEVVRLLLDTGVDVNIRNTYNQTALDIVNQFTTSHASRDIKQLLRDATGVLQVRALKDFWNLHDPTALNIRAGDVITVLEQHADGRWKGHIHDIQRGTDRVGFFPPSIVEVIGRRGGGPHYRLASLPVPRQSRGPNSAPHGDDSYSLCVPPNMAAGDRSSVGSSESVGSTRSAGSGQSTESNNNNTLNNNNTLANAQNGVVHRDDKAGPLNPLAADCGAAHLSRQHHAGAVGSRRPTVTVQQVAEQTFSQQQFFRPQQLLDGKDSEAILEWLSDFQLEQYAGNFISAGYDVPTISRMTPEDLTAIGVTKPGHRKKISMEINKLNIPEWLPEYIPSDLGEWLSAIGLPQYLKRLSENGYDSIAIVKDLTWEDLQEIGITKLGHQKKLMLAVKKLCDIYRAILQAESGQGTLRRKGPGAPHVVSIEPPDGGGECSSPRTPKTMMTFQDSELSMELQSAMSGPCSDREDGPVVRNNQEPPAASFTPHGLDAKDRNIPEGWDQRSVHKQVPLGTATVFKYPAVPAKPQTPRSHGSPSSKGFSYLRSHDAAAGARERHGSLAPSKKRGHVLNRYALSDGEPDEDDDDEPTISTGNIPSYATLGRKHGRTQSARAQCAPERGANVGRSHSFAVRARKKGPPPPPPKRLSSVSSTTSGELSDSSTASSSGGGGVVTDSPGSVRSIAASLEGSTETQNPQELKQDTHSQAPPTPESRETRGLSRGENVQHDPDAGGKSDTEESDPKGSRSPHNSSSECIPFAEEGNLTIKQRPKAASGPPRADAAEAKSPEIPEFNLTESDTVKRRHKPKDKDEVAPGQDQTETQISSQERVLSRSGAESPVKPPPSPKPPIVAPKPVRHSLLAAQGGPTPPVVNVSVVQSLAFGTTLAPRSPSRGGAPRPLSPSPAAVPGSADLPGTQVVQQRLDETSTSLAAALKAVERKLILDRDHGDGADTVKSAGNILDDIGNMFDDLADQLDAMLD; encoded by the exons ATGGGGAAGGAGCAGGACCTCCTACAGGCGGTGAAGAGCGGCGACCTGTCGTCCACGCACAAACTTCTGTCCAAGCTGAAGAGCGGCAGGAACA AACTTTTAGGATCCACCAAGAGGCTCAATGTCAACTACCAGGACTCAGACGG CTTCTCGGCACTCCACCACGCCGCTCTGACGGGCAGCGCGGAATTGCTGGCGGCGCTGCTGGAAGCGCAAGCAGCGGTGGACGTCAAGGACAGCAACG GAATGCGCCCGCTGCACTATGCGGCGTGGCAGGGAAAATCCGAGTCGGTGCTGCTGCTTCTGCGTTCGGGCGCGTCTGTCAACGGCGTCTCGCTGGACGGACACATTCCTCTGCACCTGGCCGCCCAGTACGGACACTACCAAGTG TCAGAGATGCTCCTGCAGCACCAGTCCAACCCGTGTCTCGTCAACAAGGCCAAGAAGACGCCGCTCGACCTCGCCTGCGAGTTTGGACGCGCTAAG GTGGCTCAGCTGCTTTTGAGCAGCAACATGGTGGTGGCGCTATTGGAAGGCGAGCGCAAGGAGCCCAGCGACTCTGCGTTCACCACGCCTTTGCACCTGGCCGCCCGCAACGGCCACAAGGACGTCATCGG GCTGCTGCTAAAGGCGGGCATCGACATCAACGCAACCACCAAGTCGGGAACCGCCCTTCACGAGGCCGCGCTCTACGGGAAGACCGAGGTCGTGCGGCTGCTGCTGGAT accGGGGTAGATGTGAACATCAGAAACACGTACAACCAAACGGCGTTGGACATCGTCAACCAATTCACGACATCACACGCGAGCAGAGACATTAAGCAACTGCTTAGAG ACGCCACGGGGGTCCTGCAAGTGCGAGCGCTGAAGGACTTCTGGAACCTTCACGATCCCACGGCCCTCAACATCCGAGCCGGAGACGTCATCACG GTTCTGGAGCAGCACGCCGACGGGCGCTGGAAGGGTCACATCCACGATATCCAGCGCGGGACGGACCGCGTGGGCTTCTTCCCGCCTTCCATCGTCGAGGTCATCGGCAGACGCGGCG GCGGTCCACACTACCGGCTCGCCTCCCTCCCTGTTCCACGCCAGTCCAGAGGCCCCAACTCGGCCCCTCATGGCGACGATTCCTACTCCCTGTGTGTTCCCCCCAACATGGCCGCAG GAGACCGCAGCAGCGTGGGCAGCAGCGAGAGCGTGGGCAGCACGCGCAGCGCCGGTAGCGGCCAAAGTACGgagagcaacaacaacaacaccctCAATAACAACAATACTTTGGCCAACGCCCAGAACGGTGTCGTGCATCGTGACGACAAG GCGGGCCCCTTGAACCCCCTCGCTGCCGATTGTGGAGCCGCGCACTTGAGCAGGCAGCATCACGCAG GCGCGGTGGGCTCCCGCAGGCCCACGGTGACGGTGCAGCAAGTGGCGGAGCAGACCTTCTCCCAGCAGCAGTTTTTTCGCCCTCAGCAGCTGCTGGATGGCAAG GACTCTGAGGCCATCTTGGAGTGGCTGAGTGACTTCCAGTTGGAGCAGTATGCGGGGAATTTCATCAGTGCCGGTTACGATGTCCCCACTATCAGCAGAATGACACCTGAG GATTTGACGGCCATTGGAGTAACCAAGCCGGGTCACCGCAAGAAGATCTCCATGGAGATCAACAAGCTGAACATCCCCGAGTGGCTTCCGGAGTACATCCCG TCGGACCTCGGCGAGTGGCTGAGCGCTATCGGCCTCCCGCAGTACTTGAAGAGACTCTCCGAGAACGGCTACGACAGCATCGCCATCGTCAAAGACTTGACGTGGGAAGACCTGCAAGAGATCGGCATCACTAAACTGG GGCACCAGAAGAAGTTGATGTTGGCCGTGAAGAAACTTTGCGACATCTACAGAGCCATCCTTCAAGCCGAGTCGGGGCAGGGGACGTTGCGTCGCAAGGGTCCCGGAGCTCCGCACGTGGTCTCCATTGAACCTCCAGACGGCGGGGGAGAGTGCTCGTCCCCCCGCACGCCAAAGACCATGATGACCTTCCAG GACAGCGAGCTGAGCATGGAACTACAGTCGGCCATGTCTGGCCCTTGCTCCGACCGCGAGGACGGCCCGGTGGTCAGGAACAACCAGGAACCTCCCGCCGCTTCCTTCACGCCGCATGGCTTGGACGCCAAGGACAGGAACATTCCCGAGGGCTGGGATCAGAGATCCGTCCACAAGCAGGTTCCTCTTGGAACGGCCACCGTCTTCAAGTATCCCGCCGTCCCCGCCAAACCTCAAACGCCTCGCTCCCACGGCTCGCCGTCATCTAAAGGCTTCAGCTACCTGCGCTCTCACGATGCCGCCGCCGGAGCTCGGGAGCGCCACGGGTCTCTAGCGCCATCCAAGAAACGAGGCCACGTCCTCAACCGCTACGCCCTGTCGGACGGCGAAcccgacgaggacgacgacgacgagccgACAATTTCCACCGGCAACATACCTTCATACGCCACTCTTGGTCGCAAACACGGCCGCACTCAGTCGGCGAGGGCGCAATGCGCCCCGGAAAGGGGCGCCAACGTGGGTCGCAGCCACTCTTTTGCCGTGCGGGCACGGAAAAAGGGACCCCCGCCACCTCCTCCCAAAAGATTGAGCTCGGTGAGCAGCACCACCAGTGGCGAGCTGAGCGACAGTAGCACCGCGTCGTCGTCGGGGGGCGGCGGCGTTGTGACCGACAGTCCGGGAAGCGTCAGGAGCATTGCTGCCTCCCTGGAAGGAAGCACAGAGACTCAAAATCCTCAGGAGCTAAAACAAGATACCCATTCTCAGGCGCCCCCCACCCCCGAATCCAGAGAAACCCGTGGGCTCAGTCGAGGCGAGAACGTCCAGCATGACCCCGACGCAGGCGGCAAATCGGACACGGAGGAATCCGACCCCAAAGGCTCGCGGTCCCCGCACAACAGCTCCAGCGAGTGCATCCCCTTCGCCGAGGAGGGAAACCTGACCATCAAACAGAGGCCCAAAGCCGCCTCGGGACCCCCCAGGGCCGACGCCGCCGAAGCCAAAAGCCCCGAGATCCCCGAGTTCAACCTGACGGAGTCAGACACGGTCAAGCGGCGACACAAACCCAAAGACAAGGACGAAGTGGCCCCGGGCCAGGACCAAACCGAAACCCAAATCTCGTCCCAGGAAAGAGTCCTTTCCAGGTCAGGCGCGGAGTCTCCCGTCAAACCTCCGCCGTCCCCCAAGCCTCCGATCGTGGCCCCCAAGCCCGTGCGACACAGCTTGCTGGCGGCGCAAG GTGGACCCACTCCTCCTGTAGTGAATGTCAGCGTGGTCCAAAGTCTGGCCTTTGGAACAACATTGGCGCCACGGTCGCCGTCCCGCGGGGGAGCGCCGCGCCCACTTTCCCCGTCGCCCGCCGCCGTCCCGGGCTCGGCGGATCTGCCCGGAACTCAGGTGGTCCAGCAGAGACTGGACGAGACCAGCACGTCCCTGGCGGCCGCCCTCAAGGCCGTGGAGCGGAAGCTGATCCTGGACCGGGACCATGGAGACGG AGCCGACACGGTCAAGTCAGCGGGAAACATCCTGGACGACATCGGCAACATGTTTGACGACCTGGCCGACCAGTTGGACGCTATGTTGGACTGA
- the LOC144088399 gene encoding peptidyl-prolyl cis-trans isomerase FKBP3-like isoform X4, with protein MYSLISSHFLNRFIRIRVEGNKGGWILCTNKKYFGVQRSAPPFKMANEPAASPLVDCRQLRSDDLPKKDPIKFSQDTFLNEHGLLGNIKNAAITAKKEQLVDAIMSCLSAKGLKPRMYTVEEVTAVKKSRQSVHPS; from the exons atgtatagtctcatttcatctcattttctgaaccgctttatccgcattagggtagaaggaaacaaaggaggatggattttatgtacaaataaaaaatattttgg AGTTCAAAGGTCGGCTCCACCCTTCAAAATGGCAAATGAGCCAGCTGCCAGTCCTTTGGTAGACTGcaggcagctcagaagtgacgatttaccgaagaaagacccgataaAGTTCTCACAGGacacg ttcctcaacgaacacggattgctgggaaacatcaagaatgcggccataacagccaaaaaggagcaacttgtcgacgccataatgagctgtttgtcagcaaa aggtttaaagccacggatgtacacggtggaagaggtgacagctgtcaagaagtcaaggcaaag tgtccacccaagttga
- the LOC144088399 gene encoding uncharacterized protein LOC144088399 isoform X2: MYSLISSHFLNRFIRIRVEGNKGGWILCTNKKYFGVQRSAPPFKMANEPAASPLVDCRQLRSDDLPKKDPIKFSQDTFLNEHGLLGNIKNAAITAKKEQLVDAIMSCLSAKGLKPRMYTVEEVTAVKKSRQRLWTIVHPS; the protein is encoded by the exons atgtatagtctcatttcatctcattttctgaaccgctttatccgcattagggtagaaggaaacaaaggaggatggattttatgtacaaataaaaaatattttgg AGTTCAAAGGTCGGCTCCACCCTTCAAAATGGCAAATGAGCCAGCTGCCAGTCCTTTGGTAGACTGcaggcagctcagaagtgacgatttaccgaagaaagacccgataaAGTTCTCACAGGacacg ttcctcaacgaacacggattgctgggaaacatcaagaatgcggccataacagccaaaaaggagcaacttgtcgacgccataatgagctgtttgtcagcaaa aggtttaaagccacggatgtacacggtggaagaggtgacagctgtcaagaagtcaaggcaaaggttgtggacgat tgtccacccaagttga